One genomic window of Acidobacteriota bacterium includes the following:
- a CDS encoding helix-turn-helix transcriptional regulator produces MTDQDMSAVFNALSHESRRQVLDILKAEPGLPVGELARRFDVSRIAVMNHLAVLEQAGLVVSEKQGRLRRLWLNAAPLQMIQDRWLDQHTEHFARRITGLKFAAEAAARKEQDET; encoded by the coding sequence ATTACCGATCAGGACATGTCCGCCGTCTTCAATGCCCTCTCCCATGAGAGCCGGCGGCAGGTGCTCGACATCCTGAAAGCCGAGCCCGGCCTGCCGGTGGGCGAACTGGCGCGCCGCTTCGATGTCAGCCGGATCGCGGTGATGAACCATCTCGCCGTACTTGAGCAGGCCGGCCTCGTCGTCAGCGAGAAGCAGGGCCGCCTGCGCCGGCTCTGGCTCAATGCCGCGCCGCTGCAGATGATCCAGGACCGCTGGCTCGATCAGCATACTGAGCATTTCGCCCGCCGCATCACCGGCCTCAAGTTCGCAGCCGAAGCCGCCGCCCGCAAGGAGCAAGACGAGACATGA